One window of the Branchiostoma lanceolatum isolate klBraLanc5 chromosome 3, klBraLanc5.hap2, whole genome shotgun sequence genome contains the following:
- the LOC136430725 gene encoding uncharacterized protein codes for MDGVETQARQRRRRVSVTNSLERVRHLQTSHQLERQQWSPGAEHDAARRTFIQRKGRALRTQHALLGVPSVHDFSPDSVPASSGTTGVGATYPTDPHKIISERFRTWTLDSTPDLGPSLSRARRRRPEQLTFVLPGRRRPPLRRMQSSNSINPRSIQYRLEETPPSPSPVQHNNADDVTDKVAAFLEKACVLAETDRDPRAEKTSNIEERIKKYETRKRQMQRRTSLVYCPGSAPMDGSAVGSMKRISVVAPTTESTIDETDSSSEENEPGETRTERLERLRALPPLLLPPIYTVRTRQPARQTHSWPPPRPRVPRRISQRVWDELKECRYIRQKTGAGKS; via the exons ATGGACGGAGTGGAGACTCAGGCACGACAGAGGCGGCGGCGCGTGTCGGTGACGAACTCACTAGAGCGGGTACGTCACCTGCAGACGTCCCACCAACTGGAGCGGCAGCAGTGGTCCCCGGGCGCGGAGCACGACGCAGCACGGAGAACCTTCATACAGAGGAAAGGGAGGGCGCTACGGACGCAGCACGCGCTGTTAGGCGTGCCAAGTGTACACGATTTCAGTCCTGATTCTGTACCAGCTTCCTCAGGCACCACTGGGGTTGGTGCAACATACCCTACAGATCCACACAAAATCATCTCAGAGCGATTCCGGACGTGGACGCTCGACTCCACGCCGGATTTGGGCCCAAGCCTCTCGAGGGCGAGGCGTCGGCGCCCCGAACAGTTAACGTTCGTCCTCCCCGGACGGAGACGCCCACCTCTACGGAGAATGCAGAGCTCGAACTCGATTAACCCCAGGTCGATACAGTACCGACTGGAAGAGACTCCCCCTTCCCCTTCCCCGGTTCAACACAATAACGCCGACGACGTCACGGACAAAGTAGCAGCGTTCCTGGAGAAGGCGTGCGTCTTGGCCGAGACGGACCGAGACCCCAGGGCGGAGAAAACCTCCAATATTGAGGAGAGGATTAAGAAGTATGAGACGCGGAAGAGGCAGATGCAGAGGCGGACCAGCTTGGTGTACTGCCCGGGCAGTGCACCCATGGACGGCTCGGCAGTGGGAAGCATGAAACGG ATCAGCGTCGTCGCCCCAACCACTGAATCCACCATCGACGAGACGGACTCCAGCAGCGAGGAGAACGAGCCGGGAGAGACCAGGACGGAACGACTGGAGCGGCTCCGGGCGCTGCCGCCGCTCCTCCTGCCGCCCATCTACACCGTGCGCACCCGGCAGCCCGCCCGGCAGACCCACAGCTGGCCCCCGCCCAGGCCGCGCGTACCCCGCCGGATCTCACAGAGGGTCTGGGACGAACTGAAAGAGTGCCGGTACATCAGGCAGAAAACGGGAGCAGGAAAGAGCTGA